TGCAGCGGCAGTTTCACCAGCGTGGCGTCGCCCTGCATCATCGTCGCGACGTCGCCGTGCCCCTGCGCTTCGCCGGCCTGCGCGGGCAGCGATTCCCATACCGCCTTCAGCTTGTCGGCAGGCACCGCCTTGGCCATCTCGGGGCCGAACATCGCTTCGGCATCGGCATAGCGGCCGGCGTCGAGGTGGTCGAGCAAGCGGGTGGCGATGCCGGCACCATCGACCGGTGCAGCCTGCGCGGCGGCGCGGCCGGACAGCAACAGGCCGAGGCCCAGCATCAGCAACAAGGCGGAGGCCAGCAGCAGGCGCATGCCGATGTGCGAGGCGCGTTGCGCGCCGAAACGGCGTTCGAGCAGGTGGATGAGATGCAGCACGTCAGATCTCCTTCTTCAGGTAGAGCATCGCGTTCATGCCGTTGGTGGTCACCGAGACCAATTCCCAACCCTGCTGCCCGAGCGCAGCCAGCGTCTCTTCCAGCTGCTTCGGCTTGATGCCCAGCCACTGCGGCTTCACCTCGACCACCTTGTACGACCAGCGCTTGCTCATTTCGCTTCCCCTTCATGCTTGTCGGCGGGCGCCTTCGGCAGCCGCCCGGCCTTGCGCAGCGACTCGCGCAGCACGTACTCGATCTGCGCGTTGAGGCTGCGGAGTTCATCGTCGGCCCAGCGCTGCGCCGCCGCCAACACCTCGGCGTTGATGCGCAGCGGATAGGCCTTCTTCTCGCTCACGGTCGCCGCCGGGCTCAGTACAGCGAGCCGGTGTTGACGATCGGCTGGGTGCTGCGCTCGCCGCACAGCACGACCAGCAGGTTGCTGACCATCTGCGCCTTGCGTTCCTCGTCCAGGTGCACCACGCCGTTCTTCTGCAGCTCGGCCAGGGCCATCTCGACCATGCCCACCGCGCCGGCGACGATGCGGGTGCGCGCGGCGATGATCGCGTTGGCCTGCTGGCGCTGCAGCATGGCCTGGGCGATTTCCGGCGCGTAGGCGAGGTGGCTGATGCGCGCGTCGAGCACCGCGATGCCGGCATCGGCCAGGCGCTCCTGCAGTTCCTGCTTGAGGTGCTCGCCCACTTCGCTGGCGTGGCTGCGCAGCGCCAGCTGGCCGTCCTCGTGCTGGTCGTAGGGATAGCTGGTGGCCATCGCGCGCAGGGCGGATTCGGCCTGGATGTGCACGAAGCTTTCGTAGTCGTCGACGTTGTAGACGGCTTCCGAGGCATCGACCACCTGCCACACGATCACCGAGGCGATCTCGATCGGGCTGCCGTCCAGCTCGTTGACCTTGAGCTTGCCGCTCTCGAAGTTGCGCACGCGCTGGCTGACCTTCTTCTTGGCGAGGAAGGGGTTGTTCCAGCGCAGGCCGTTCTCCTTGACCGTGCCCACGTACTTGCCGAACAGGCTGAGCACCGCCGACTGGTTGGGTTCGATCATGTACAGCCCGAGCAGGCAGAACGCCGCGACGGTGCCCAGCACGATGCCGGCGACGACTTGCAGCGGGGCGCCGATCTGGACGCCGGAGATCACCATCCAGGCGCAGAGGACAATCGCGGCCAGCAAGGCCAGCAGCATCGGGATGCCGGGGAGGGAGCGGATCGGGGTCTCTTTCATGACGATTCTCGAAACCACCCGGAATGGGTGGGCGAGATATTGATATCAAAATGATATCTGTCTGCCAAGCGCCGGCCGACGAACGGTCGGGGATCTCAGCGGTTCGGGCTGAGGTAGAAGATCGGCGCCGGGGAGAACTCGCCGCTGGCATACAGGCCGCCGCCGCCCTTGCTCCAGGCCAGCGCTTCGGCCTGCGGGATCAGCGGCACGTCATGCGCTTCCGGCGCCCGTGCCACCGCTTCGCCCCAGTCCTCGCCGGCCTTGCGGGCATAGAACAGCACGCTGCCGTAGGTCAGCACCGCCAGCGTGCGTCCGTCCGGCGAGAGGTCGGCGGCCGTCACCTGCGGCGACAGCTTGGCCAGCTTGGGATCGCTGCGCTGCAGGTCGGCATCGGCCTCGGGCACCCCGGCCAGGCGGCCGATCCGCCGTGCCTCGCGCCACTCGCCATGCGGATCGGCCAGCGGCAGGGCGAACAGCTCCGGCGGCTTGCGCTTCTTCGATACCAGCAGCACCTTGCCGGCCGCCGCGTCCACCGCCACCGCCTCGCAATCGCGCGGGCCGTCCGCCCAGCGCGCGCGGATCGACCATGCCGGCTTGAGGGTGCCGTTCTGCAGCGTCTTCGGCTCCTCGAACACGTGCAGGACGAAGTTGCGACGCAGGCCGCCGTTGTCGCCGGTGTCGGCGACCATCAGATAGTGCTTGCCGTCGAGGTCGAAGCTGGCGATGTCTTCCCAGTCGGTGTTCTTCGCGCCTTCGACCTTGTAGCGCGCCAGCACGCGGCCGCGTCGCGACATCGCGTACAGGCGCGCCGGGTTGCCGCTGTCCTCGATCGCCCACAGCACATCGTCGTGCACGTGCGAGGCGGCCAGCCCGCTGACTTCGTCCAGGTCGCCGCTGGTGATCAGCCCCGCCAGCCGCGCGAACGGCAGCGACGGCGGCGAGCACGCGGCCGCGCACAGGCAGAGCGCGGCGAGTGCGGGCAGCCGCAGTCGTGGGTGGATCGGCATGCGCGGAGGATGGCATGGACCCGCGCCGCGGCGACAGTCCCGGCCGTTGCCTCCGTTAAAATCGCGGCTTCCCCACGCACCGGAACCCCGCATGACCCGGACGAGCCCCGTCAGAATCGGCACGCCGCTTTCGCCGCACGCAACCCGCGTGCTCCTGCTCGGCTCCGGCGAACTGGGCAAGGAAGTGGCGATCGAGTTGCAGCGCTTCGGGGTGGAGGTGATCGCCGCCGACCGCTACCCGAATGCACCGGCGATGCAGGTCGCGCACCGCAGCCATGTGCTGGACATGCTGGATGGCGCGGCGGTGCGCGCGCTGATCGAACGCGAACGCCCGCATGTCGTGGTGCCGGAGATCGAGGCGATCAGCACCCAGACCCTGGTCGAGCTGGAAGCGGAGCAGGGCCAGCGGGTGATCCCGACCGCGCGCGCGGCGCGCCTGACCATGGATCGCGAAGGCATCCGCCGGCTCGCCGCGGAAACGCTGGGGCTGCCGACCTCGCCGTACCGCTTCGTCGATACCGTCGAGGATTACCGCGCTGCGGTCGCCGCGCTCGGCATCCCCTGCGTGGTGAAGCCGGTGATGTCGTCGTCCGGCCACGGCCAGTCGCTGGTGCGCGGCGAAGCCGACGTCGATGCGGCGTGGGACTACGCGCAGACCGGTGGCCGCGCCGGCGCGGGTCGCGTCATCGTCGAGGGCTTCATCGACTTCGATTACGAGATCACCCTGCTGACCGTGCGCCATGCCGGCGGTACCGGCTTCTGCGAGCCGATCGGCCACCTGCAGAAGGACGGCGACTATCGCGAGAGCTGGCAGCCGCAGCCGATGTCGGCACTGGCGCTGCAGCGTTCGCAGGACATCGCGCGCGCGATCACCGACGACCTCGGCGGGTGCGGGGTGTTCGGCGTCGAGTTGTTCGTCAAGGGCGACGAGGTCTGGTTCAGCGAAGTCAGCCCGCGCCCGCACGACACCGGCCTGGTCACGCTGGCCTCGCAGGACCTGTCGCAGTTCGCATTGCATGCGCGCGCGATCCTCGGCCTGCCGATCCCGCAGATCCGCCAGCTCGGCGCGTCCGCGTCCTGCGCGGTGCTCGCGCACGGCCACGGCGTGCCGGTGTTCGACAATGTCGAAGCCGCGCTCACCCAGCCGGACACCCAGTTGCGCCTGTTCGGCAAACCGCGGGTGGCCGGGCACCGCCGGGTGGCGGTGACGCTGGCCCGCGGCACGGATATCGACGATGCACGCAGCATCGCCCGCGAGGCCGCCGCGGCCTTGACGGTGGATTTGCTGCAGGAATGAGAGACTGAGCGCATGAACGAAACGACCGGATACGCCGTGTTCTTCTTCGCCCCGGCGCTCGAAGCCCTGGGCGAGGCGATCAAGCCCTACCTGCAGGACGGCCCCGCCGGCCCGCACGTGCCCTGCCGCGAGGTCGACACCGCCGGCGCCTTCATCGAGATGACCCTGGAAGGCCGCACCGCCGAGGGCCGCGAGGTCGCGCTGGAACTGATGGTGCCCGGCAACATGGTGCGGATGATCGTGTCCGCGCGCAGCGACGAGGAATTCGGCTTCTACAATCGGGTCAAGCCGCTGCGCGCGGTGCTGGAGCCGGGTCTGGCGCCGGCGGCGCCGGTCGCCGCCGCGCCGGCACAGGATGCCAAGCCCGGCGCCTGAGGCTCAGGCCTGCAGGCGCGCCCAGCCGCGCCCGTTGAAGCCTTCCAGCGGCTGGAAGCGGCGCTTGTAATCCATCTTGGCGTGGCCGGCGATCCAGTAGCCCAGGTACAGGTGCGCGCGGCCGTCGCGTGCGGCCCATTCCAGCTGTTTCAGCACGGCCAGGGTGCCGAGTCCGCGCTCGCTGTCGTCGGGATCGTAGAAGGTATAGACCGCGGACAGCGCGCCATCGACCAGGTCGGTGACCGCGACCGCGAGCAGGCGGTGGCTGCCGTGTTCGCGCAGTTCGAGGAAGCGGCCCTCGTTCCACGAGCCGATCAGGAACTGTTCGAACTCCGGCGCGCCGTGGTCGTCCATGCCGCCGCCCGGATGGCGCGCGGCCAGGTACTTGCGGTACAGCCCCAGGTGCTCGCCGGTGCGTACCGACGCGACGATGCGCGCATCGACATCGCCATTGCGCTTCAGGCAGCGGCGCTGGCTGCGGTCCGGACGGAAGCCCGCCACCGGCACCCGCACCGCCACGCAGGCCTGGCAGCCGACGCAGCTGGGCCGGTACACGATGTCGCCGGAGCGGCGGAAGCCCCAGTCCAGCGCCATCGGGTACAGCTGCGGCAGGCGCGGGTCGTGCGGATCCAGCACCAGGTCGCGCGCCTGGCGGTCGGCCCAGTAGCCGCACGGATGCGTGCCGGTGCGGAACATGCGGACGTTGTCGGCATCGGTGCCCATGGTTCGAGCATACCGCCGCTGCCGTTCAGCGGCGCGCAAGCCGGGCTTGTCAACCGCCCGCGCGCGCCGGCGTTTTCCTCTGCAAGTCCGGCCGCTGCCGGTTCGCGAGAGGAATCACGATGAAGAAGCTCCACGTTTCCGGTGTGCTGGCGGTGGCGGTCACCATCGCATTGGCGTCCGCCGCGGCATGCGCGCAGACCGCGGCCCCTGCCGCCGGCAAGCCGCGCATCCAGCTCGACGCCAACAAGGACGGCGCCATCGACCGCGCCGAGGCGGCCAAGGCGCCGATGCTGGCCCAGAAGTTCGACCAGCTCGACAAGAACAGGGACGGCAAGCTCAGCGCCGACGAGCGTCGGCACATGCGCGGCATGCGCCACCGTGGCGGCGGACGCGGCGGGATGCGCGCCGCGGACACCGACCACGACGGCCGCATCAGCCGCGCCGAGGCGCAGGCCGCGCAGGCCAGGGCAGGCGAGCGCTTCGATCAGATGGATTTCAACAAGGACGGCTACATCGATCGCGCCGACATGCAGGCGCGGGTCGCCCAGCGCCGCGGCGAATGCTTCGCCAAGGCCGATGCCGACGGCAACGGCCAACTGAGCCGCGCCGAGTTCGACAGGATGGGCGAGGCCTGCGGGCGGATGCATGGCGGCGCCGGCAAGCGCCTGCCGCGCAACAACCCGAACCCGGGTCCGTTCCCGCCGAAGCGGTAAGCAACGCTGGAAGCAAACGGCCCGCATGGATGCGGGCCGTTTTTGCTTGCGTCAATGCACCCGCAGCACGCGCCAGCGCTCGCCTTCGCGCTCCACGTCCACGGTGCGCGCATCCTCGACGTCGAGCATCAACTGCACGCTGCCGCTGCCGCTGCCGTCGGTCATGTAGTCGTGCACGTCGACGTCGTAGGCATCGCCATCGGGGCAGGCCGAAGCGGCGAACACCCGGGTCTTCGCATCGTGCCGCAGGCCCTGCATGAACTGCGGCGACGGATCCTTGCCGTCGATGGCGATGCAGGCCCGCGCCGGCGCGCGCTTGGCGACCTCGGTTTCGACCAGCAGCCTGGCCAGTGCGGTCGGCACGTCCACGCGGAAGGCCTGCAGCTCCTCGCTGGATTGCGGGACGATCACCGGCGCGGGCCTGGCGGCGGGGGCGGCGGTCGTCGCCGGCCCGGCGCCGGGCTTGTCGCGCAACGAGAACGCGATCATCACCGCCACGATCCCGATCAGCCCCAGCAGCACCAGCCGGACTCGCATCCGGCCGCGCTTGCCGGCCTCGATCGTGCGCGTGCCGCCGCCATCCAGCGCCGGCAGCGGCAGGTAGCTGCCTTCGCTGGCGCGCGAGCTTTCCAGCAGGCCGGCTTCGCGCAGCAGCTGGCGGCCGCGCGGCTGGTCCTCGGCGTTGAGGATCCAGACAGCCGGCTGCGGGCCGGCGTCGTCGCTGTCGCGATAGCTGAAGCTGCTGCGGCGGTTGCCGCGGTAGGAACGGTCGTTGCTGATCCGCACCTCGATGCCTTCCGCGCGCAGCAACTCGGCGACGGCTTCGACGTTCTCCAGGCGCGGGCTGCTGAATACCTGCCTCATCTCAACCCTTCGCGTGCAACGGGGTGCCGGCCTTGTCCGCCGGCACCACCCGGATCAGGCCTTCCTGCGCGGTGCTGGCGACCAGCCGCCCGCTGCGGTCGAAGACCTGCCCGCGGGCGAGCCCGCGCGAGCCTTGCGCGCTGGGACTGTCGATCGAATACAGCAGCCAGTCGTCGGCGCGGAACGGGCGATGGAACCACAGCGCATGGTCGAGCGAGGCCATCTGCACGTTCGGCTGGTAGTAGCTGATGCCGTGCGGGAAGGTGGCGGTGCCGAGCAGGTGGAAATCGCTGGCATAGGCGAGCAGCGCGCGGTGCAGTTCCGGCGCATCGCCGACCGGCTCGGTCAGGCGGAACCAGACCTGCTGGAACGGCGGGCGCTTGGGCGGGTTCAGTTCGTCGCGCGGATACACGTGGCGGAACTCGAACGGCCCGCGCCGCGCCAGCCAGCGCTGCACCTTGCTCGGCAACTTCGCCAGTTCCTCCGGCGGCAGCGAAGGCGCTTCGTGCAGGTCCTCGGGCTTGGGTACTTCCGGCATCGACAACTGGTGCTCGGCGCCGTCCTCCTGCTGCTGGAAGGAGGCGGCCAGGAAGAAGATCGGCTGGCCGTGCTGGATCGCGGTGACCCGGCGCACCGAGAAGCTGCCGCCGTCGCGGGTGCGGTCGACGTTGTAGACGATCGGCGCCTCGATGTCGCCGGCGCGCAGGAAATAGCCGTGCAGCGAATGCGCGTCGCGGTGCTCGCCGGCCGAGTCCATGGTCGCCTGCGCGGCGGACAGGGCCTGTCCCAGCACCTGCCCGCCGAACACGTACTTGGTGCCGATGTCGCGGCTCTGGCCGCGGAACAGGTTGTCTTCCAGCCGCTCCAGCGAGAGCAGTTCGATCAGTTCGGAGACGTGGGAATTCATCCGGCGATTATAGGCGGGGCTTGTCGCCCGACGCGTGGCCCTCGGGCATTCGCTTCGGCGCTCGAAATGCGCCTGCGCAAATGCCCGAGGGCCGCGCGTCGTCGAGGGGTTCAGGCCACGCGTTGCAAGGGCACGCCTTGCAGCACGCGCGTCCACGGGAACTGCGGGCCCGGATCGCGCTTGCGGCGCACCTTCAGCGACGGGTCGTCGCTGGCCTCGACTTCATCCAGGTCCAGGTCTTCGTGCCCGGCGATCAGGCGCAGCGACGGGATCCGCGCTTGCAGTTCGCCCAGCAGGGAAATCAGCGATTCGAC
Above is a genomic segment from Thermomonas aquatica containing:
- the tesB gene encoding acyl-CoA thioesterase II — encoded protein: MNSHVSELIELLSLERLEDNLFRGQSRDIGTKYVFGGQVLGQALSAAQATMDSAGEHRDAHSLHGYFLRAGDIEAPIVYNVDRTRDGGSFSVRRVTAIQHGQPIFFLAASFQQQEDGAEHQLSMPEVPKPEDLHEAPSLPPEELAKLPSKVQRWLARRGPFEFRHVYPRDELNPPKRPPFQQVWFRLTEPVGDAPELHRALLAYASDFHLLGTATFPHGISYYQPNVQMASLDHALWFHRPFRADDWLLYSIDSPSAQGSRGLARGQVFDRSGRLVASTAQEGLIRVVPADKAGTPLHAKG
- the purT gene encoding formate-dependent phosphoribosylglycinamide formyltransferase codes for the protein MTRTSPVRIGTPLSPHATRVLLLGSGELGKEVAIELQRFGVEVIAADRYPNAPAMQVAHRSHVLDMLDGAAVRALIERERPHVVVPEIEAISTQTLVELEAEQGQRVIPTARAARLTMDREGIRRLAAETLGLPTSPYRFVDTVEDYRAAVAALGIPCVVKPVMSSSGHGQSLVRGEADVDAAWDYAQTGGRAGAGRVIVEGFIDFDYEITLLTVRHAGGTGFCEPIGHLQKDGDYRESWQPQPMSALALQRSQDIARAITDDLGGCGVFGVELFVKGDEVWFSEVSPRPHDTGLVTLASQDLSQFALHARAILGLPIPQIRQLGASASCAVLAHGHGVPVFDNVEAALTQPDTQLRLFGKPRVAGHRRVAVTLARGTDIDDARSIAREAAAALTVDLLQE
- a CDS encoding DUF4177 domain-containing protein, whose product is MSKRWSYKVVEVKPQWLGIKPKQLEETLAALGQQGWELVSVTTNGMNAMLYLKKEI
- a CDS encoding Arc family DNA binding domain-containing protein, which produces MSEKKAYPLRINAEVLAAAQRWADDELRSLNAQIEYVLRESLRKAGRLPKAPADKHEGEAK
- a CDS encoding SdiA-regulated domain-containing protein, with the translated sequence MPIHPRLRLPALAALCLCAAACSPPSLPFARLAGLITSGDLDEVSGLAASHVHDDVLWAIEDSGNPARLYAMSRRGRVLARYKVEGAKNTDWEDIASFDLDGKHYLMVADTGDNGGLRRNFVLHVFEEPKTLQNGTLKPAWSIRARWADGPRDCEAVAVDAAAGKVLLVSKKRKPPELFALPLADPHGEWREARRIGRLAGVPEADADLQRSDPKLAKLSPQVTAADLSPDGRTLAVLTYGSVLFYARKAGEDWGEAVARAPEAHDVPLIPQAEALAWSKGGGGLYASGEFSPAPIFYLSPNR
- a CDS encoding arginyltransferase, with amino-acid sequence MGTDADNVRMFRTGTHPCGYWADRQARDLVLDPHDPRLPQLYPMALDWGFRRSGDIVYRPSCVGCQACVAVRVPVAGFRPDRSQRRCLKRNGDVDARIVASVRTGEHLGLYRKYLAARHPGGGMDDHGAPEFEQFLIGSWNEGRFLELREHGSHRLLAVAVTDLVDGALSAVYTFYDPDDSERGLGTLAVLKQLEWAARDGRAHLYLGYWIAGHAKMDYKRRFQPLEGFNGRGWARLQA
- a CDS encoding EF-hand domain-containing protein; the encoded protein is MKKLHVSGVLAVAVTIALASAAACAQTAAPAAGKPRIQLDANKDGAIDRAEAAKAPMLAQKFDQLDKNRDGKLSADERRHMRGMRHRGGGRGGMRAADTDHDGRISRAEAQAAQARAGERFDQMDFNKDGYIDRADMQARVAQRRGECFAKADADGNGQLSRAEFDRMGEACGRMHGGAGKRLPRNNPNPGPFPPKR
- a CDS encoding SPFH domain-containing protein, with translation MKETPIRSLPGIPMLLALLAAIVLCAWMVISGVQIGAPLQVVAGIVLGTVAAFCLLGLYMIEPNQSAVLSLFGKYVGTVKENGLRWNNPFLAKKKVSQRVRNFESGKLKVNELDGSPIEIASVIVWQVVDASEAVYNVDDYESFVHIQAESALRAMATSYPYDQHEDGQLALRSHASEVGEHLKQELQERLADAGIAVLDARISHLAYAPEIAQAMLQRQQANAIIAARTRIVAGAVGMVEMALAELQKNGVVHLDEERKAQMVSNLLVVLCGERSTQPIVNTGSLY